The Epilithonimonas zeae genome contains the following window.
AATTATTGAATAATCAGCCTTATGAAAATCTACAATAATAAATCTTACGATGAGCCAAAACGCCAGTACGAAGAAGAAGTATTGGTAATGGAGCTTGAAGACGAAGTTTACAAACTCGTGGTTTACAATGATGATGTCAACACTTTCGATTTCGTCATTATGTGCCTGATTGATATTTGCGAACACACACCAGAACAAGCGGAACAATGTACATTGCTCATCCATTACAAAGGAAAATGTACCGTAAAAACAGGCGCTCTTGAAAAACTGAAACCGATGCACCAGGCACTACTTGACAAAGGTTTAAGTTCGGAAATAGTATAAATTAAAAAGATTACAGAATTTGTAATCTTTTTTTTGTTTTACTTGAATTTTTGTCTTGGCAAACCAATCTCGTGCGCTTGTGGATAAGGCTTTCTGGATGTCATACTTATATCTTCTTTCATTTGTTTATGAATATGATACTGTCTATCCTCATCATACTCATACCTCGGATCTGGAATCATCGGCATTTTGGACATTTTGTGAATCGTGATGGTCGGAAAATGATAATCTACTTCCACGGTTCCTAACAAAAGATAACAACCGCCTCCCTGAAAATCATATTGTTTGAGACTGTCCGGAAAATGGGCGGTATCAAAATAATCGCCATTTACGTCGATCCAAGTTCCGAAAAACATTGCACCTCTTTTTGTGGGAACGTGTTTTCTGGATATCAAATAAGCCAGCATTTTTACTTCTTGTTTATGGAATTTCAGTAAGTCTTTTACGAAAACAGAACCTCTGTATTTGGTTTTTAGCAAATCAAACGGACTGGATGAAATAGGAAAGCCGATAATCTCTAATTCATCAAAAGCATCTTCAAATGCTTCTCTTTTCAGTTCAGGAAGTTCAAATCGTTTGGCTGGTTCTTCAAAAAGTGTAATGTTTCTATTTTCTGTTTTGAAATTGAATAATAGCAATCTAGCTTCCACCAAAAGTTCATTTTTCTGTTTACCCGTAAATCTGAATGCACCTATGAAAATCAAAATCTGAATGGTCTCAATACCAACCGGAATACGTTTGATGAAATTTTCCAGAGATGTGTAATTACCGTTTTTATCCCGTTCTTCAGAGATGCTTTGTGCTATTT
Protein-coding sequences here:
- a CDS encoding ATP-dependent Clp protease adaptor ClpS; its protein translation is MKIYNNKSYDEPKRQYEEEVLVMELEDEVYKLVVYNDDVNTFDFVIMCLIDICEHTPEQAEQCTLLIHYKGKCTVKTGALEKLKPMHQALLDKGLSSEIV